CTGCAAATGCACTAGTCAAGTAGTCATCATCTCTGTCGATGATAAGTGTGATCCTGCAATTTTTTCACTTACTGGGGTTTGTGACAAGGCAGGGCTCCTGGGACTCTCCGAGGCCACTGAAGATTCTAAATTGTCAGAGGATGCGGTGTTTGAGTAAAAGAAGTTAAATGGGGTGTCAATTGATGATAGAAAGCTAAATGCATCCGAAGAATCACTATTTCCTTGGGACGAATTTCCTGATGTGAAACTGTCTGCTGCTTTCGTTGGCGAATCAGTCCAGATGCCATACCCTAAGTTGCCTTGTGGTGTTATCTGCAAGGACTGATCACTGCTTCTGTCGAAAGATACTTTCTCAGAGGCTGTAATTTTCCGTTTCCCAGTACCATAAGACGTTCTGCACTAGAAAGCAATTGACAAATTCCAAGCAACACATAACTTGTAAGTTCATGGGAGTGGTAAGATTATCAGGCAATTACTGGACAACAATTTTCTTTGATTGACTTCAATGGCACTTTGGAAACTAATGCCTCGTGATCCTCTATTAACGTTTTTCTTAGCCCAAGAAAGGgagagaaatatgaaaaaaatatcgGGAAGAACTGGAATGTCTCATGGGGAAGAGAGATAGATGAATCAAGAAGAATGATTCTTCGTGAGCTACTAATAGTCAAATTCCTGTCTTATTGGTTTATAACGTAAAGCCACAAGGAAACTCTCCCCTCCCCTTCTTTTGCCTTAGGCTATTATTTCATTAGTTGAATTGGGTAAAAACTTGTGATTAAACCATCCCTGAGAGTTTTGATCACAGAAGAAATGGTAACCTTTACGACCCTCCGAGAAattatgtatagctatatatgtCGTTTCCAGTTTCTAGGAGTACCTGTAAGTATCATCGGGGTCATGGGTATCAGGAGTAAGATCATCATGTATAACTTCCTTTAGAGAACGACTCCCAGGATTAGATGATGCACGAGCAAGTGTCTGAGGTTGATGATCTGCTATACGGACTGCCTGAACTTTTCCTTTTGATATGACATATACCGCACAGGATGCTGGTGCAGCTTTGAGTAAGGTAGATGGTACATCTGCATCTTTAAATTTCCTGCATGGTGACAATCACCAAGAACTTCTGTTAAGAAGGGTGGGGGGAAAAATACAAACTTTACAGTCGTACCTACAAATTAACCACTGGGAACCAAGCCACTGAACTTTGCCATTTATAGTTATTTCATTGAGACTAAAGAAACAAATGCTTCCAACCAAAAGTACTCTCGCAAAAAAGGCAGGAAAAGCTCCCAATATTTTAGCCACCGGACCACATGAAGGTTGTGGCCGCTTTGCTTATCTGTTTCCCTGGCTAATTAAAAGCTTTTTGTGGGAATTAAAATATGTGAAAGAAAGCCCGACATCGTGGGATTTTTGGAGAGCAGGAaagaaacacacacacacacagacctCGTGAGAACATTCCGATTGGAAGCCCCAACGACAACATTGCTGATGGAGTTGCGAACAATATAATCGACTAGTGCGCTTGGAACGTCGATGTCATGGAGGATCACCTCCTTTGCTTCTATCTGAGATACTCgaatattcatgaaaatataTCAGATCCACTTGAAGACGTGAAGGTTTGAAAAGGTTAATTATGATCTATCTATAGCCTTCTGGCTTCTcgagaattatatttatattcatgCATGTAGTTTCATGGTTCTGGAGTGAAATGATCATTGCCTCTTATTGAGGAACTTTTCTGCAGCACGTACGGGTTGCTGCCTCCCCAACTAATTAACCAAAGTGAGATCAGATCGATTCTCAATTAAACCTCGGAGATTCATTTGCATCTATTTAAATTTGTTTAGGTTGTCAAAAAATAAGGTTCTGGTTGGCTATAACTCACCCCTTTTCGAGCGCAAAATCCACGATAAGGAAGGAAGAATTGTTGCAACTCCTGTTCAGTTGGCGGGCGACCTTCTCCGTGGTCAGTTTCATGATTGTCTACGAAAATCAAATAGAAAACCTTAAACACAACGAAAAAGTGAAGCTAAATGCCCACGATATTGCATGCCAATCATAACGATTCATTTGAATTTTTGATCATGGCTAGGCCAAGTCAATCAAAGCATCTTGGAGGCGAATCGATGACCGGAGAATAATATGCATGGTTAAAGAATGAAAACGAACAACACGTACGTGCATCGATCATGAAATTCCAAGCGATTTAATTAGTTTCCCATGGAATCAAATCCTTAGTGAATTTATAAGATGATGCAGATCGATGATGATGTATGAAAGAGAAGGGTACCTACGAGGATCCAAAAAACTCTGATTGCGAACATGGACGAGAATGCAGTGAGAAGAATTGCTCAAAATGGTGTCGACTGCCCATTTAACGGCAAATTGGCTATTCTTAGTTTTGTCAATGGCGATGACGGTGGAAGAACCCACGTCTGCTATCTCCATTGAAGATAATGTTCGCGACAAAgccataataatattattgccGGCACCACCACACGGCGGCCAACCCAAGGCCAGTGGTCATGCAGGGGCCAACAATATTGATCAGAGATGAGGAGACgggaaaagaaaattaggacAATAGCCTGATGCTAATTGCAACGTACGGACGTTACTCTTTTCACCAAATTTGGAGAATCGGAATGCATGGTTAATGTTCAATTTTCTGATGACCTGGACGACGGACAATGGACATAAACTAACTAAAACAtatctcctctcctctcctctccatGGATTCCGGAAACTTGAGCAATTATATATAGGGTAATGCTACGTAcatttatttttacgtattttttatatactctattgatataattggttgaattattttttttaatacacaaccaatcatatcactggagtgcacaaagaaGTCcgcaaaaataattacacatagaatttttcttataatatatatatagatgtatttcagattttatgaaaatgagcgatgatatttgtaattttaaattgtGCGAATCTTgcgtattatttttaaatattaattttcaaaacatattattatttttttaaatgcaagTATACACTAGCTagcatttttcatttctttaaaaaatattaattaattaattttaaaagagtaatgttacttattataaaataatgagatattaaattattagacattatttattatattttatttatgagtcAATCATTAGATGTTATTTCAAGATATATTAAAAGgatgatgataaatagatttaatttatatttgtaatttttggttaacattatttgaaataaataattctattgaaaatatttcaaccacacattattataatttaattttaaaatataaaatttaaaactttaaattttataaattatattatattgtgaGCGATATATACCTATCGAGaaatataagagaaatgatatatacataacatatttcacaacaatTTATCTAATATAGGttgtaaaataagatttttttttttttgtaaagtaatgttaattttataagatagtttacaaaaatattcatctttttaaatattgttatgtaaaatgttataaaatgtaatgtgtatttatcattttttaaaataaaaattttatttataaatcttatacatcacatattattatttttgttattttttaattttttttcttatttaatgtttagtatatagataataaataaaagaattaaattattttaaaaaaatataattaaaaacaaatttatataaTGTGCGTTGTATGGTACTCattaggggtgagcatcggccggtccggaccggcaaaaccgaccggaccggcactatttggaccggaccggaccggaccgaattgggtccggtccggtccggtcccatttttaagggactgaaaagattcggtccggtcccggtccgggagtttttcaccccggaccggaccggaccggaccgaatagaaaaaaaaaaaaattatttatatatattatttatataatagtattagcatattactaatatatataatagtatactatatgtatatatattaaatatattacaatataattacataaatattaaaaaaaatgtcattaaatattagcatattatataaatatatagttatcactattactattattacatatagttattagttatagtatagttattattacatatatttattagttatagcattattactaatagactaatagtattagcatattactaatatatatataatactatatgtatatatattaaatatattacaatataattacataaatattaaaaaaaatgtcattagataaaaaaaaaaaaaaaaaaaaatcaaccttggaccgaatggaccgaccggaccgaataggatcggaccggaccggtcctgatggagttcggtccggtccagggttggaaaaccctggaccgaataggtccgatccggtccacaaaaccttcccggaccggaccggaccggaccgaactcacccctattCTTATTCATGAGTAGTACTCATGAATAAGAAGGTTATTCTCAAAACggaaaatgaaaatgagctCATGACTCACGAGTCCACGACTCACGACCGACACCGTGAAGATGCCACGTCATGTTTGTATCGAAGAACATCCAAGGAAAGTCCAAGCCATTGTACCACGTGGGTACACAGAAATTATCGGTCTGCTGTCACTCATTAATCCACGGACGCGTGTCCTTTCCCAGAGCTTGCATAGTGAGATATCCATGAGAGGAGTAGTTGTGTTTAGGTAAGCGCGGTCCTAACCGTTGTCTTAAAACTTAACGCTCCGTTTGGAAGCCACGATTTCaggaaaatcaattttaaaaatagataatacaaaattaatttaaaaatttatcagatatttaatattatttaaagattttaatattttccataaataataaattttataaaattcattttagggGTTTATCTTTTTACCTCTAGAAATAAAAACCTTTTAAGTCTTGGATTTAAAAGTTTGATATTATGAAGAATTTTGGTTCttaaaggaaaatatttatttcataattaagttaaattattttgtttatgaaaataaaaacttttcttttttttcattttttttataatttttaattaaaatattatgatatttttcATCTAGTCTTTCAGCTATAATATTCAGTatgtatagaaaataaaaactataatttgatgtaatttatcataattattttataattaaaaggtTTAAAAATCTAacaatcatataaaataaatttttataattctttttataatccTCAATTTCTACATTTTCCGTTTCCCAAGCAAACACAGCCCAAAGCCATTGACTGATGTAAGCTAATCGCATGTATACGTGTCCCCGAAAAGAGTGCATGGTAAAGAAGGATAcaatctctctcactctctctaaaGCGTCATCCAAGCCCAGAAACAAGGGAAACAATTCTAGGAAACACTCAGAAGCCAGATTTTCGGACAAGTTCTTTTTAGTTTCAACTGGTAAGTACCCTAGAATATGTTTTCTAGATATGTGTTTTTGTCCTTTGTTATGAGGGAATCAAAATCATGTAGTTGCGTACTCAGATAATGGTTTAGTTCTATATGTTTATGACTTTGATTGTTATTGACGATTTGGGTTTGGCTGTCTTcattggaagaagaagaagaagaagaaaggtaaAAAAAACCCATATTTTAAGAGAGGCGGACATGAGTTGCCTCAGATCCAGGAAATCCCAGTTTTACAATTAAGGGTTCAACTTTTTAAGGATCTTGTGACTATATGGGCTGTTTCCTTTTCCCCAGGCTGTTTCCCATGACACCTTTAGCGTTCTCTTCTCGGATTTGTCGTTAAAGATAAGATTTTGGTCATTTTCATACGGGTGTTATTTTTGGGTTGGTGGTCTGGATAGGATTTATGAATTCTGTGGTCAGTTCTGTGCCAGAAGGAGAAGAATTTGGTAAGCTTTGGAGTCTTTGAGAAGTCGAAATAACTTGTGAAGGGTAGGAGTATTTATACTAGGAGATCGGATCCATTCATCCTCACTAGATCTGATCATCCCGATTTATTCTGCAAATGTTAGCTCATACCCATAATTAAGTTTATCTTGGTGGTGTGATTTGTGATCCAGACAATTAAAGTGGTTATCGAATTTCAACGTAAGAGTTGCTTGTTGATACACAttcagggagagagagagagttgatgGAAGAGATGTCTCCAGCAGTTGCAGTGACTTTTAGTTTAGGTAATTCTATTTGTGATAACTCTGGAATCGCAACCCACGTGGAAATAACACGGCTCAAGCTGGTAACAGATGCGGCAAATTTGTTGTTGGATCCTGCTCTGTTGGTGTCTGCAGAGTCTGTTTCTAGTGGCAATGGAAGTTCCAATGATGCTAAGAGCATAGTTAACTTGGTAACCATGTCAACACCAGAAGGCAGTGGCAGAGAAGGGGTGGATTTGTTGCCAGAGAATGGAGTCAATTTAATTGCTAATGATATTATGATCCAGGAAAGCGGGGAAGATGAAATCTTGTCTATTGCAGATGACAGTAATGGGTTTATTAGTGAGGAGTTGTTAATTGCTGATGTAAGCTCTCAAATAAGCTTGCCAGATATTCGGGAAGTTGAAAATGTTGACCATGCTCAGATCGTTGCTAAAGCTATTATCTTGGTGGAAGCAAGTATAGGGCAGGTACCTTCCGGTGAACTTATTGTGGCAGCAATGAGCCCAGATTTGGAGATATCTCATAAATCTGATTTAAAGGCATCTACTgtggttttgcattcacacgTGCAAAAAAGTGTCAGCAAGGGAAGCACTCGAAGTGTTTTTGAGCTGGATTGCATTCCCCTTTGGGGTTCTGTATCTGTTTGTGGGAAAAGACCAGAAATGGAAGATGCCATTGCAGCTGTACCTCGATTTATGAAAATTCCAATTAAAATGCTTATTGGTGATCGTGTGCTTGATGGAATGAACCAGAGTTTGACCCATATAAGTAGTCATTTTTTTGCCGTTTATGATGGCCACGGGGGCTCTCAGGTAAATATTATTCCCTAATGCTATGGTTTTTTTGTTTGAGTCTGATTGTCGGTTTTTTTAACAATTGGATGTATTGTGTTGAGATCATTCTTCCTCAACTATCTGAAATCTTAtttaaccccaaggggttggccaagtggtgaaggcctttgtcttggggtatcactccctttaaggtccaaggttcaacacatCATGGGTTCAAACAATCCTTTGAGGCCTCATCCCCCAGTGAAAAGCCAGTGATTTAACCAGTTTCGTATAGGAAAACTTTTGaggtgcggtgcacgggactGGGGTTTACTGTGCAAGGGTGTGTCCGACCCCGCCTTAGAGAGATTCcctgacataaaaaaaaaatcttattatttaaagataATGTAGAAACTAGCTTATTCAGCCGGATTTTATGCTTTATAGGCAAGGCTTAGAAGTCATTAACCTGATCAATTTCTTCAGGATCTGCATTGCCTTTTCTGTTGACTCACATGTTCCAATTATTACGAGGTTTAGATATTCCAATATTCTGATCAGCTTAAGATATAGATGTTCCTTATGGTGAACCATTTTGGACTTTAGAACATATTAGCTAGCTTGATTGGAAGGGTTCACCTCTTGCAGGTTGCAAACTATTGTTGTGAGCGCATCCATTTGGCTTTGGCGGAGGAGATTGGAGCCATTACAGACGACTTAAGTAATGTAATGATTGGGGAAAATCAGCAACTGCATTGGGAGAAAGCCTTTACGAGTTGTTTCCAAAAAGTCGATGATGAAGTTGGAGGAAAAGTTGGTAGAGGCATTGATGAAAGCATCCGAGATACTTCTGACCCTGTTGCACCAGAAACTGTTGGATCTACAGCTGTGGTTGCAGTAATCTGTTCATCCCATATCATAGTTGCTAACTGTGGTGATTCAAGAGCAGTCCTGTGTCGCGGGAAAGAGCCCATTGCATTATCAACTGATCATAAAGTAGGGCACATGTTTTTATTCTGCTATACCGTGATTATGAACCATAGTTTTCTTCCATGGAAACTAATGTTCTCTcatactttaattttatttgtccCAGCCAAACAGAGAAGATGAATATTCAAGGATTGAGGCAGCTGGAGGCAAGGTAATCCAGTGGAACGGCCACCGTGTCTTTGGGGTTCTTGCAATGTCAAGGTCCATTGGTAGGTATACTTTGCACCCAGATCTTGTAATCACTTTGTGTATCATTTGTTTTCTAAATTTGTGCAGAAAAGGGTAGGGGTACATTGTTATGAAAGCTGCTTATTTGGTGACACTTTAGTGTCCAAATTAACATGAATGTCAGTCTCAAATTTAAGCATAATTCTGAGAAAGTTTTGGGAAAACTtgtgaaaaattaatatttcaaagtgctcatttatcaaaaatatctCAAAGCCTTCATCGTTATTCGAAAGGAATGGATATATGAAATTCTAATTACTTGTTGAACTAGATCTATGaacttaatttctttataatgaCCTGGTTGTTGTAATAGTggttgttttgaatttaaaccCATCTTGATTTCTTTGTCTGAACAAATGCATTGCATTCCGTTGGTCAGCATCAACTGTATATTGTACCAGAGTTTTATAAGTATCACATTTGAAGAAAacgaaatgaataaaaaggTGAGATATTTATGTTCTTTTTCCTCTAACTTACAGGTGATAGATATTTGAAACCATGGATTATTCCAGAACCGGAAGTCATGTTTATTCCTCGAGCTAGGGATGATGAATGCCTTATTTTAGCCAGTGATGGATTATGGGATGTGATGTCAAATGAAGAAGCCTGTGAAGTAGCTCGAAGGCGGATTCTGCTCTGGCACAAAAAGAATGGGACTGCATCTCTTGTGGAGAGGGGCACTGGAATCGATCCTGCAGCACAAGCAGCAGCAGATTACCTTTCGATGCTTGCCCTTCAAAAGGGAAGCAAGGATAACATCTCTGTGATTGTCGTGGACTTGAAAGCTCAAAGGAAGTTCAAGAGCAAGTCTTAGTGGAGAAACTTCACCATGACTGGTGAAGTCCATTATATTAGAGAAACTACATCTACTGAATACATAGCATGGTCCATTCGTTTTTCCTTATGGGCTATATGTGTGTACAATTATAGAAATGTGTATGTACTATAGCAACTAAGATGGAATGCCATATCTCTGTCTTGGTATGCATTATGCTGAGTTTTAGCTGTGTAAATTGGAGTTCGCTGCAACTAGGGAGAGAAAATTGATGTTTTGGAGGGCTTTTGGGTTTTCAAGTGGTGGTCCAGGGAAACTTGAATTAGACTAGTCAGGATGCTTGTTAAAGCTCCCAGCCTACTAAAACTCCATGTTAGCATCTTGAATCTGACAGATACGAAAGGGCATTTCCTGTCATACCGTCTTGAGCTGAAGACGGTGGGTGAAATCCTATAGCCTAGTTGGTTGAGGACACAGCATGTTGTATTTTGGATGGAAAATACAGTTCTGTGTCATCAGCTTAATGGTGGATTTTGAACTTCTCATTTTATGTACAATCTCCATCAGTCTGCGGCAACAGCCATAAACAAGAATTTTTACACATTCTCCGAAGTATCAGTGTGCCCAATGggtattgaaaattgaaattcgaaaacATATGGCATTTCAAGAAAGCCGCAATTACATTTCTCCAGCAAAGCATTACCATCCACTCAAATGTAATGCTAAAAAATTCACATTCTCCGATACTTCAGCAAAACCCATTTTCTTTATCAAAACTTTTCTTGCTCTTCTACTTTAATCTTTGTTCAGGCGAAGATTCTCTTGAGCTAATCTAGAAATAACTTTTGTACAATGACATTACATGTTAATGTTAATGGAATTCTTCCTCATGGAGGATTTCATGGGCTGTAAAAGAAGGGACCACATTTGCATTTCCAGCCCTCAGGCTCATAGTTTGCATACTGGATGCCCACATTGCTGTGTCTGGTTGTGGTGGGTACTTGAATGGCATCACAAGGAATACATCCACGACACTTGTGCTCGCAGCTCGGTGGAATTGACCCTATTTTGCTAGCCCCTTTGTACATTACTTCTTCATTTATCTTCGCTTTCTCGCTTTTGAAACCCTTTAAGAAACAGTAATTGACTGATTAATatccatggagagagagagagagagagagagagagagagagagagagagagagagagagagagtaacctCTTCTGCCTTCAAGGTAACGGTTGAAGACTCTGAGTTCTGGTCTGGCCGTGATCAAGTGATGGAAATAGCAGGGTTAGTTTGAGAAGTTATAATTGGTAAGGGAGGTAACAATAAAAGTAAGCTATAGCAGGAAGTAAAAGGTTTCCATTCAGATATCTAAAGCAGCTTCTCAGGTAGATGGCATTCAATAGCCGAAGCAAAATGTTGCCGTAATCATTCTAAAGCAAAACTTCTAGCTGTTCTTTTCATAGTGGTAATAGCAGTGAAGTCATGGTGGAGTCACGGGAGTAAACAAACAAGCATGAACCCGATGAGTTTTAGGGATAAGCTATGAAGCTAGTGAAACCAAATAGATATGATTATTGCAGCAAAAAGTGGACTTTTATGGTGTTGACTGAAAAGGGAGTCCATGAGGAAGGGCAAGTGGCTCACCTGGTTGATGAGCACCAACGCTATAATTTGATGGATAAGTCCTGCTTGTTGCAGATGCCCAACTCACCATCTGCAGAGCTATCATAAAACAACAAATTCTTCCCTTCATCTTCAAAGCTCAAGTGATGATGCCGATTGgcaattagagagagagagagagagagagagagagagagagagagagatttcgtGATCAATCCACTTTAGAAATGCATGATTGCCGGGATATAAGAAGGCGAGAAAAGCCAGCCAAACTAATTTCCA
This genomic interval from Carya illinoinensis cultivar Pawnee chromosome 2, C.illinoinensisPawnee_v1, whole genome shotgun sequence contains the following:
- the LOC122300941 gene encoding protein phosphatase 2C 16-like isoform X1, with protein sequence MEEMSPAVAVTFSLGNSICDNSGIATHVEITRLKLVTDAANLLLDPALLVSAESVSSGNGSSNDAKSIVNLVTMSTPEGSGREGVDLLPENGVNLIANDIMIQESGEDEILSIADDSNGFISEELLIADVSSQISLPDIREVENVDHAQIVAKAIILVEASIGQVPSGELIVAAMSPDLEISHKSDLKASTVVLHSHVQKSVSKGSTRSVFELDCIPLWGSVSVCGKRPEMEDAIAAVPRFMKIPIKMLIGDRVLDGMNQSLTHISSHFFAVYDGHGGSQVANYCCERIHLALAEEIGAITDDLSNVMIGENQQLHWEKAFTSCFQKVDDEVGGKVGRGIDESIRDTSDPVAPETVGSTAVVAVICSSHIIVANCGDSRAVLCRGKEPIALSTDHKPNREDEYSRIEAAGGKVIQWNGHRVFGVLAMSRSIGDRYLKPWIIPEPEVMFIPRARDDECLILASDGLWDVMSNEEACEVARRRILLWHKKNGTASLVERGTGIDPAAQAAADYLSMLALQKGSKDNISVIVVDLKAQRKFKSKS
- the LOC122300941 gene encoding protein phosphatase 2C 16-like isoform X2; translated protein: MEEMSPAVAVTFSLGNSICDNSGIATHVEITRLKLVTDAANLLLDPALLVSAESVSSGNGSSNDAKSIVNLVTMSTPEGSGREGVDLLPENGVNLIANDIMIQESGEDEILSIADDSNGFISEELLIADVSSQISLPDIREVENVDHAQIVAKAIILVEASIGQVPSGELIVAAMSPDLEISHKSDLKASTVVLHSHVQKSVSKGSTRSVFELDCIPLWGSVSVCGKRPEMEDAIAAVPRFMKIPIKMLIGDRVLDGMNQSLTHISSHFFAVYDGHGGSQVANYCCERIHLALAEEIGAITDDLSNVMIGENQQLHWEKAFTSCFQKVDDEVGGKVGRGIDESIRDTSDPVAPETVGSTAVVAVICSSHIIVANCGDSRAVLCRGKEPIALSTDHKPNREDEYSRIEAAGGKVIQWNGHRVFGVLAMSRSIGR
- the LOC122300942 gene encoding EPIDERMAL PATTERNING FACTOR-like protein 6, which gives rise to MKGRICCFMIALQMVSWASATSRTYPSNYSVGAHQPDQNSESSTVTLKAEEGFKSEKAKINEEVMYKGASKIGSIPPSCEHKCRGCIPCDAIQVPTTTRHSNVGIQYANYEPEGWKCKCGPFFYSP